tccTTAGAAATTAGTTAAGCAGCAGAGCCGGAGGTCAGAATTGCCGCACATAACCAACAGCAAAGCCGCCCCTAACTCTAagttctggctccgtccctgtaTAAGACATAAGGATTTAAGCTTTGGTTATTGATTTGAGTTTaacataaaataagaaaatttccTCAGAGAAAAGTAATGGCTCAGAgatttaaaaaaacatttattgtggtgatggtggtgttGGTTATCTTTGCTTTTGTTGAAATGCAGACTATGCAGTTTAATGACCTTAACTACAAGAAAACTGGGCTACtgcggcgggccaaaaccgccactaaagccccaaaaaccgCCGCTACAGGTACATTTCACCTATTGCGGCGGGGGCTATTGCGGCGGTTCTACCCGCCAGGCTTGTCGCGTCGCAGTATCTCTATTGCGGCGGTACAAAAACCCGCCGCTATAGATACGCTTTTTAGCGACGGTTTtagtctattgcggcgggcataaaaccgccgctatacaACGTTCGAATTTGTTTCAAATGACTTTTAGCTGCGGGTCGTGCCCGCCGCTATTGTGTTCACCTTTAGCGGAGAGCACAAAGCGCCGCAATAGTGTTTcatttaatagataaaatgggaacctattgcggcgcttatagcccgccgctataggttcaaacatatagcggcggtcaaaaagcgCTGCAATAGGGTTTcatttaatagataaaatgggaacctattgcggcgcttatagcccgccgctataggttttttttttttttttttttccagtgggCTCTAAAACCACTGTTTACATCAAAGATATTGTTTCTTACAAAAAAACCTGTAATAGTTTTAGCTCTACTAACACAATaccacaaatgtctccaaactaaccacaaatgtaattaattaacaacaccacaaatgtctccaaactaacataatattaacatagaaatatattatcaaatacataacGTTATTTATAACCTCCATCAAAGTTCCAAGCTAATACCACAATCAAAGTTCCAAAGTGTTTAAAAATATCCTTCAACACTTCAAAAAAATGCAGTAAAACTAGAAATTCAATGCAATACACACACTAAGTGACCCTATTGTAGCCAATTAGttcaacataaaagaaaaattatcctATATAAGCATACCTCAGATTTCGTAGTCCCCACCAAAAACAGTAAAATAACTTCGGTGGAAAATCAATTGACTCTACTACACCAATTGACTCCTAATGTGAGCCTATTTATGTAAGATTTTTACAAATCAGTGAATTGCAAAGCACAAATAAGTATTACTTTTATAACCAACTTTGCAACTTCATTCACAAAGCTACAATTTTGTAACATAAAAccagcttagcaatcaaatttATGGATATAACTAAGAGATCCTTCCTTgtgttttttcctttgaagCACTATTCATCGTAATCGAAACCTGTAATTACAATTTAGGAACTCAAAATTTCAACTTCATTTCCATAAACCTCTCAATTCAATAACAAACACcaaaacacactcacacacatgtATATGTACAAGCATGCTACACCAAATAATATATACCTTCATAATGTTTGAACTAACACTGTCAAGTTCATACAGACGGCATATCTCTATAATCTGCATAAAAATATATGCAACTTGAATCAGTCACAAATATCTCCGTCAAATTATAGGAcactaaaatccaaaaaaaaccctacatTGAAAGGTGAATCAATTACCTTAAGCAGTACTTGATTATTTTGAACAGGTTGCTTCCTCAATAAAATCTCTAGCAAACCCATTCCCTGCTTTATGCATGATGCCAAATAAATTGGAGCTATCTGAAGACATAGGAGCATCAAACTTTATGAGGATTACTTGAGATGAGCACATACActagttccaaaaaaaaataaaaaacaaaaaaaaagcaccTAGGAAGAGATACTGATAGACATGTTGATTAATAGCCAACCACAAGTCAACTTTTACAGTTgatacacacacatgcatgcaaaaattaaaatgatatgatattttaCAAGGTGCAATATAGAAAATgttagtgaggattacttgatATAAGCATATAGGAGCACAAAACTTTATGAGCATTACTTGAGATGAGAAAAATACACATTATTTCAAATATCAAAATGTGCCTAAGTAGAGATACTGATAGACCTGTTGATTAATAGCTAGGCACAAGTCAACTTCCAACAGTTCATATGCACacagaaagaaaaagaacttcATATTTTAAAAGGCACAACCTAGAATAAGAAAGTGACCCTTAGAGATGGCACTAAAAATCTATTGAAACTACTGAACACTGGGTAGCACAAAGGCAATGATGGTTACAAATTATGTTATGATACAATTCAACAGGCAAACTAAGCAATAATACGGTTGAAGTCCATGGGATATATAGAACAGAGATTTAAATATCTAGTGTGCCATTTAGTACCATTTAGTAGCATTCAGTTCCATCACTTTGAGCAACTagatcaaaaaataattaataaattatagtacTAAGCACGTATTCAGATGCATTTGCTCTTGGCAATGGATGAAGCATGATAACACTATACACAAATCTTAATCCCAAGTCAGCCTCAGGAACCCTCCACTTATAGGGCTTGTTTGTTTTAGCATAAACCTTTTGCACAAAATGTTCCACTTTCATGCGTTTGGGGTGCTTGACAGTATTAGTCACCTTGAAAACATTTTAAGTGCCCACGGAAAAGCAATCAAAGACAAGATAAGTCATCCAAGGAGGGGGGAAAAAAGTCCCTCAAAGATGGTCTTGTGTACTCCTCCTCCCCACCCCCCAATCTCCATTTTTGCCTAACCCCCCTCTCTATGCCGCCTCACTTTTTTTCCCAGATATCTCTGTcattttttctttgggtttctcttaatatttttattttgctatacatttcttgattatttttctttcttaagtAACCAAGATAtctgtaaggaaaaaaaaagctcCTTAGGACATGTATGGTAACCCACAGCAATGGCCAATACATTGAATGGCACAACATTTCAATTTCTTAGTGACATGTCCAAGCTTTTATAAAATGGcaatttggctttttttttttttttaagtttatccTATCCTATCCCATTctatcaatttaatttttatgttaccTATCCAAGaggacaaaaataataaagatttCTAAGTTTCTTATTGTATTTGAATTGTACAAAACTTAAAAGCACAAATGGGCTCACAGATGTACCAATTAATGATTTCATTTTCAGTTTtctcacaaattttaaaaacgcaaaaaaacaaaaacaaattcaaagcTAAAGTTTGACTAGATTTTGCTAAGGTTTCTCTCACAATTCAAATCCAATTGGCAATTTTCATTAGCTAAACTACAACTAAATTGTCCATacaaagcattaaaaaaaaaaccctagaaaccAAATTGATCACAAAAATTCGTACCTCATCGGCTTCTCGATCACATCATCAGGGAAGGGATCGGCGctgagaagaagagaaaggaataAGATGCCCAGTTTAGCTATGGCTCATTGGCAATCAATAGCTACAAAATCTAAAAGTATCATGAAATTTACCATCCAACAATGACTTCCTTTGGATTCACTTTCTGGTGGGACACTAACATATTGTGATGGTACTCAATATCCAAAGCAACCTGCAATTCCAATAAACAAAACCACATCAGAAATCTGAAACTTGTTGatgttcaaaaaaaattaacactaaatTCCATTCCTAAAAGCTCTTCATATTAcgaatttcaattcaaatgtTTCGTTATCTCAgatcccaaacaacgaaaacccAACCTCCATAATTTTAAGCATATATTCCCTTTTCTACTTATTTAGACTACAAAATTGACCTATTTAGACTACAAAATGGCCAATGGAAAATCTGCAATGAACAGAAACTCAAAAGGCAGTCACACAACCGCAATGCAAATCGGAAAAAGGGTCACAAATGAACATATtctttatcaataaataaataactatataCAATGGAATTTAACAAGCCATTGCACAACATAACCTGATGCATTTCCAAAAGTTGTCCTATATCTAGTAAGTTTTCATtgacaaatcaaataaaataatagctAGTAAACATTCTCAGATGTGCAATTGGACTAACACCACAGATAAGcagatttaataataaaaaaagggtcTACATCAACTATATAAAAATCCCAATAGCATTACTAAACttaatcaatattttaaaatataaacaataaaaataaaataaaaaacaaactagaGCATCAactagataataaaaaaaagctataaCTTCAATGACCCTCATATCATACATACACGACCTCATTTAATAATGCATGGGAAACACACAAAAACGAATATCACTGATATCAATGAGTTCAAACATAATATATCTATCACTATACAAAATCCACCTAACAAGGAACCCAAAAGGGCATTTCCTTCTAGATATTATAGTATGATATAATAAGACTACAACATATTGCACATATGGAACCCAATTAGATGCCTTTGCAGTGGCCAAGCCACGAACATATCATTAGCATATATCATGCATGAATACTGACAAATTAATATAAATCCTTCTATGAAAACAGTGAATTCAATTATTACAAATCGGAATCACCTTATCGTCCGGAAAGGAGAGAAGAGCGACGAGATTAGCGAAAGCACCGGAATCAAGCACAGCACGAACTCCGGCGTCGAAGCCACAGGCGAAGCTACCGAGCGCCGCAGCCGACTGGACCAGAAGGTCAGCTTGCGCCTGAGcttgagcctgagcctgagcctgggcctccGCTAGGACACAAGAGACAGCCGGCACAGTGCCGAGCTTGAGGAAGAAGAGCTTCTTGGTGCGGTTACCGACGATCTGGTTCTTAAGCTCCCTGAGAGCCCTCAGCTTGATTTCCGAGTCCGCGGAGCCTATTCGGACCATGAGGTCCGACGAGGCGCGGCGATGGCTCGACGAGGCTGAGGCTGAGGCTGAGGGTGAAGCTGGGGTTGGCATGGTTTGCGAGCTTCGTTCGGAATTTCATGCGAGCTCAAGGAGAAAGCTTTGGGGTTTTCTCaaagagacagagacagagatgTGCGGCTAGGTGAAGGGGAGAGGCGAGGCAAGGCGAGGCtgagggaggaagagagagctgTCGAAGCGAGGGAGAGAGAGACCCAAAAGGTGAGGATGAGGAAGAGAGAGTGGGCGGCTGAAAATTTGATAGggtaaaaaaaaccctaacttttgccttttgtttttatccgttgatcttttttttttaattctaatttttttttttttttttttttgtgctgatCCTCCTTTgttttctacttttatttttacttttcttttttctttttctttcctaaaGAGTGacatgctcttttttttttttttctttttgttttctttcttatacCTTTTTGATAAGAACGTAATTTAATATCTAATGTTTCAATCAACCCATTTGTGGCAACGTTGTTATTGCctttcaaaaattataaaaaaatttgataaaagaaGTTTAAATTCTTAACGTAATAATTATTCTTAGtcctaaaattttgtaagtaatatatatatatatatatatatatatatatatatatatatataatataatataatataatataagctTAGTTATATAATttaacttcaaattttaatattattatgcTACAAATTAAGTTTCTGGTGCATATAGgttgacaaaatattttgagaaatatatCCTTACATCAGTTACATGTGACTTGTATTTGTCTATAATCTAATCCTACAAATTaactaatatataatttaatacttcaaattactaaaataaaatttaatactacaattgttaataaaatataatttactaattaataacaatataattaatacCTCCaattatgtaaatatattttaatactaaaattaattgagtataatttaataattaataaggtttaatataatacttcaaattaataaaatataacttaacactacaaattaataaaataaaatatattaattaataaaaatatttttcaataattcaatttaacaaaatttaatttaatttaatacttcaaactaatttaatatattggATAGGAtagtttcaaaaattaatttaatacttcaaactaatttacaccaaccaataagttattattgaattcatattttaaaaatccaaccgttggatcacattttctatatgttcataacatgcatgccaattttgatgccaatcggatgtaatttaccatttgatctttaaactcatcctttatgcgttattttcaattacaaaaacttgaatttaaacaattgattgataacgtgactattaatctttgatcaccttgaaattttttaagcatgaaaaccatatgaagataatgtaatctaacggtagatttgtcaaaattcacatcgaattacgaaatatagggttgggttcaagttacgcttgatgtaactctaaaaaatgttacaccaaccaataacttattgttgaattcatattttgaaaattcaaccgttggatcacattttctatatgttcttaacatgcatgccaattttgatgccaatcggatgtaatttaccatttgatctttaaactcatcctttatgcgttattttcaattacaaaaacttgaatttaaacaattgattgataacatggctattaatctttgatcaccttgaaattttttaagcatgaaaaatatatgaagataatgtaatctaacggtatatttgtcaaaattcacatcgaattaagaaataaagggttgagttcaagttacacttgatgtaactctaaaaaatgttacaccaagaaatagttattgttgaattcatattttgaaaatccaaccgttggatcacattttctatatgttcttaacatacatgccaattttcatgcctagcggatgtaatttacaatttgatttttaaaatcatcttttatacgttattttaaactacaaaaacttgaatttaaacaattgattgatgacatggctattaatttttaatcacctcgaaattttttaagcatgcaaaatatatgaagataatgtaatctaacggtatatttgtcaaaattcacaccgaattaagaaatatagggtttggttcaagttacacttgatgtaattCTAAAATATGTTACACCAagaaataacttattgttgaattcatattttgaaactccaaccgttggatcacattttctatatgttcttaacatgcatgccaattttcatgccaatcggatgtaatttaccgtttgatctttaaactcatcctttatgcgttagtttaaattacaaagacttgaatttaaacaattgattgatgacatgactattaatatttgatcaccttgaaattttttaagcatgaaaaatatatgaagataatgtaatctaacggtatatttgtcaaaattcacatcgaattaagaaatatagggttgggttcaagttacagttgatgtaactctaaaaaaatgttacaccaaccaataagttattattgaattcatattttaaaaatccaaccgttggatcacattttctatatgttcttaacatgcatgccaattttgatgccaatcggatgtaatttaccatttgatctttaaactcatcttttatgcgttagtttaaattacaaaaacttgaatttaaacaattgattgatgacatgactattaatatttgatcaccttgaaattttttaagcatgcaaaatatatgaagataatgtaatctaacggtatatttgtcaaaattcacatcgaattaagaaatatagggttgggttcaagttacacttgaagtaattctaaaaaatgttacaccaagaaataacttattgttgaattcatattttaaaaatccaaccgttggatcacattttctatatgttcttaacatacatgccaattttcatgcctagcggatgtaatttaccatttgatttttaaaatcatcttttatacgttattttaaattacaaaaacttgaatttaaacaattgattgataacatggctattaatttttaatcaccttgaaattttttaagcatgcaaaatatatgaagataatgtaatctaacggtatatttgtcaaaattcacatcgaattaagaaatatagggttgggttcaagttacacttgatgtaattctaaaaaatattacaccaagaaataacttattgttgaattcatattttgaaattccaaccgttggatcacattttctatatgtttttaacatgcatgccaattttcatgccaatcggatgtaatttaccgtttgatctttaaactcatcttttatgcgttagtttaaattacaaaaacttgaatttaaacaattgattgatgacatgactattaatatttgatcaccttgaaattttttaagcatgaaaaatatatgaagataatgtaatctaacggtatatttgtcaaaattcacatcgaattaagaaatatagggttgggttcaagttacagttgatgtaactctaaaaaatgttacaccaaccaataagttattattgaattcatattttaaaaatccaaccgttggatcacattttctatatgttcttaacatgcatgccaaatttgatgccaatcggatgtaatttaccatttgatctttaaactcatcttttatgcgttagtttaaattacaaaaacttgaatttaaacaattgattgatgacatgactattaatatttgatcaccttgaaattttttaaacatgcaaaatatatgaagataatgtaatctaatggtatatttgtcaaaattcacatcgaattaagaaatatagggttgggttcaagttacacttgatttaattctaaaaaatgttacaccaagaaataacttattgttgaattcatattttaaaaatccaaccgttggatcacattttctatatgttcttaacatacatgccaattttcatgcctagcggatgtaatttaccatttgatttttaaaatcatcttttatacgttattttaaactacaaaaacttgaatttaaacaattgattgatgacatgactattaatttttaatcacCTTGAGATTTTTTAAGCATgcaaaatatatgaagataatgtaatataacggtatatttgtcaaaattcacatcgaattaagaaatatagggttgggttcaagttacacttgatgtaattctaaaaaatgttacaccaagaaaaaacttattgttgaattcatattttgaaactccaaccgttggatcacattttctatatgttcttaacatgaatgccaattttcatgccaatcggatgtaatttaccgtTTGATCTtgaaactcatcttttatgcgttattgtaaactataaaaacttgattttatacaaaaaccttacctatagcggcggtcacaaaaacgccgcaatagatctcatCTATAGCGGCGGGCCAAAATCGAGCCGCAATAGGTGACATATAGCGGCAGTTTTtgcacccgccgcaataggcctgCTACAATTTCagggtctattgcggcgggtcgCTATATCTAAGCTGAAGGCCGCTAAAGgaggtctattgcggcgggtcacTAGCCTGCCGCAATAGTACGCCGCAATATACtaggtctattgcggcgggccaatAGATCTCATGTATTGCGGCGGGCCtaaaaagcgccgcaataggcaACCTATACCGGCAGTTTTcgcacccgccgcaataggccagtttttttgtagtgttacTGCTACTCATTATCATCTCTATAATCTTGATACGGTTGAAGGAAGATTTAAAATTTGCCTTCTAGAAAACTTAAAGATATGTCAAGATCATCATAAAAGAAGAAAACGTAGTAAAAGATTATTGtgctttttatcattttaaccTTTGTGTAAAGGATCACAATTTTTCTTCAGATCACCCAATGTTCAATGCCGCTTTAGAGTGCTTTATATTTTGCCTGAATAAGCGACTTACCGATTCGTATCGTTTAAAAGCTTGTTTTGTAAATTGTTACAAATAGTAAAGTTGGTAATTAGATCGTAAATTTTCTCACTCTCTTCCTCAACATTGGTATATAATAAACAGTTgtcaattttcttatatatcaGTTGCTAACCAGTGCTTTGCACAAGTTGTATTTTATTTCTaaacttataattatttttccaTAGATAACTACTACATTTTTTGCGTAAATTTTCTAAGAAATATAATAAGTGTAGATAAGAAATACATGGTATGTGTATGGATGTACAGTGGCAAAGCAAGGGAACCTATCTTCAGTGAAATTTCTCATTaaatatagtataaaaaattataaggtaTAGGTGAATTTACTTATAGCCCCTTGGATTTtggagaaaaaacaaaacaaaaaaaacaaacaaacaaacaaactactagtctgtttatcaaaaaaaaaaaaaaacaaacaaactactAGTCTTCTACCATTTTGATAATATTTGAGATCTTCTTGCTTTGTTTCAGTGCCACCTGGTCTTTGTCATTGggaatttagttttgtttcAAATAAAGCAATGTGTTGTACATGGTGTTATTGGAAAATGctgatgtttgtgtttggttggataATTTGCCTGCTCAATTTATGCAAGCTATACTCATCATTAGTTTTTCTAAATCATCATATTAATATCCACTTTGGACTAACAAGTCTAgtgtaattttatattacattcGAACAATGAAAATGGATAACATTTCC
This portion of the Castanea sativa cultivar Marrone di Chiusa Pesio chromosome 7, ASM4071231v1 genome encodes:
- the LOC142605330 gene encoding uncharacterized protein LOC142605330; amino-acid sequence: MPTPASPSASASASSSHRRASSDLMVRIGSADSEIKLRALRELKNQIVGNRTKKLFFLKLGTVPAVSCVLAEAQAQAQAQAQAQADLLVQSAAALGSFACGFDAGVRAVLDSGAFANLVALLSFPDDKVALDIEYHHNMLVSHQKVNPKEVIVGCADPFPDDVIEKPMR